One genomic region from Leptolyngbyaceae cyanobacterium JSC-12 encodes:
- a CDS encoding hypothetical protein (IMG reference gene:2510097911) → MYSLTKFSLSDMTEYGTVLRKLGAGAKSMEEVANRVVHHLYEAFLDERTGEPALALVRFFKTHPYADLIAPLHTMAQTMVGNSPIPPTTQCLTLLATTGQRPEWQSRQASKGHQVIPLMSEQLVTQLPMISQLIQQFGLEVNAVVSPNPDLLIDLEQTTFNVFHVEHAIASPYVPAQDNFVVPYGIRSVLGFGGMLPSGNLIAIILFSKVLISRDTAELFKTLALNVKMAVLPFDRGRVFA, encoded by the coding sequence ATGTATAGCCTGACGAAATTTAGCCTGAGTGACATGACCGAGTATGGTACCGTTTTGCGAAAATTGGGTGCTGGAGCAAAGAGCATGGAAGAGGTTGCTAATCGCGTTGTTCATCATTTATACGAGGCTTTCTTGGATGAGCGCACAGGGGAACCTGCCCTGGCATTAGTACGATTCTTTAAAACCCATCCTTATGCAGACTTAATTGCCCCTCTCCATACCATGGCTCAGACAATGGTGGGAAATTCTCCTATCCCGCCAACAACCCAGTGCTTAACGTTATTGGCTACTACTGGTCAGCGTCCAGAATGGCAATCTCGTCAGGCATCAAAAGGACATCAAGTAATACCGCTGATGAGTGAACAGTTGGTTACCCAATTACCCATGATTTCTCAACTAATTCAGCAGTTTGGCTTAGAGGTGAATGCTGTAGTGTCTCCTAACCCAGACCTCCTCATTGATTTGGAGCAAACAACTTTTAATGTCTTCCATGTCGAACATGCGATCGCCAGCCCGTATGTTCCCGCTCAGGATAATTTTGTAGTACCCTATGGAATCCGCTCTGTACTTGGGTTTGGCGGAATGCTACCATCTGGGAATTTAATTGCCATTATCTTATTTTCAAAGGTTTTAATCTCCAGAGACACGGCGGAACTGTTCAAAACACTAGCCCTGAACGTCAAGATGGCAGTATTGCCATTTGATCGAGGGCGCGTATTTGCTTGA
- a CDS encoding hypothetical protein (IMG reference gene:2510097912): MDIKLHPFAGFLRRIVNRLSTEDRRLTFL; this comes from the coding sequence ATGGATATCAAGCTGCACCCGTTTGCCGGATTCCTGCGACGGATTGTCAACCGCCTTTCAACCGAAGATCGTCGATTAACATTTCTATAG
- a CDS encoding arsenite-activated ATPase ArsA (IMG reference gene:2510097913~PFAM: Anion-transporting ATPase~TIGRFAM: arsenite-activated ATPase ArsA) — MMEKFNQVRLALISGKGGVGKTTISCGLARFWARQFPGDRILLLSTDPAHSLGDVLQQSVTQEASQSQDLANLHIQALDAKSLLQTFKTQYGEVLEQLVERGSFVQRADLSPVWDLNWPGLDELMGILEIQRLLRQNVVDRVVVDMAPSGHTLNLFGLTDFLDEFLVALDLFQEKHRVIQQRFTGKATFDQADAFLSLMKQDLAEGRSLLQNPDRTACLVVAIAEPMSLLETQRFLHALEDLAIPCGGILLNRIISALAGDRLSDRYAEQQQLIAQFLTVAEPFPVIAIPQYAAEPVGSWALDDLISQMQPIQTLPATLTNIQISPPAKFSPGFADFIQAGRRLILVGGKGGVGKTTVAAAISLGMAERHPNRAIRVISIDPAHSLGDAFGIKLGHEAVAIAPNLSGQEIDAEQVLEQFRADYLWELASMMSGESENCDGSLKIAYGPEGWRRIVTQSLPGIDEMLSLVTVMDLLESNQQDLIILDTAPTGHLLRFLEMPTALTDWLAWIFKLWMRYQDVLGHVELMGRLRILRQRVVQVQKRLNDPNYTEFIGVVQAQSVVLAEAQRLLRSLESFNIHQQYIVLNRYEPGQDGALTGFPQQVGVRLPHLSRCIEPMERIRQAAMLLFE; from the coding sequence ATGATGGAGAAGTTCAATCAAGTCAGGCTGGCACTTATTAGTGGCAAGGGAGGCGTGGGTAAAACAACGATTTCTTGCGGTCTGGCACGGTTCTGGGCACGGCAATTTCCAGGCGATCGCATTTTGTTGCTATCGACTGACCCAGCACACTCGTTAGGCGATGTGTTGCAACAATCTGTGACGCAGGAAGCAAGCCAGAGTCAAGATCTCGCTAATTTGCACATTCAAGCCCTGGATGCAAAATCACTCTTGCAAACCTTCAAGACCCAGTACGGGGAGGTATTGGAACAACTGGTCGAACGGGGTAGTTTTGTTCAGCGGGCGGATCTTTCTCCAGTATGGGATTTGAACTGGCCTGGACTGGATGAATTAATGGGCATTTTGGAAATTCAGCGCCTCCTGCGCCAAAACGTAGTTGATCGCGTGGTCGTCGATATGGCTCCTAGTGGTCACACGCTCAATCTGTTTGGATTGACGGATTTTTTGGATGAGTTTTTAGTAGCGCTTGACCTGTTTCAGGAAAAGCATCGAGTGATCCAACAACGTTTTACGGGCAAAGCCACATTTGATCAAGCCGATGCATTCTTAAGTTTGATGAAACAAGACTTGGCAGAAGGGCGATCGCTGTTGCAAAACCCGGACAGAACCGCCTGTTTGGTTGTGGCGATCGCGGAACCCATGAGTTTGCTAGAAACCCAGCGTTTTCTTCATGCTCTTGAAGACCTTGCGATTCCCTGTGGCGGAATCTTGCTCAACCGGATTATTTCTGCCTTAGCAGGGGATAGATTGAGTGATCGCTATGCCGAGCAACAGCAACTTATCGCCCAATTCCTCACTGTGGCTGAGCCTTTTCCAGTCATTGCCATTCCGCAATATGCTGCAGAACCGGTAGGAAGTTGGGCACTGGACGATCTGATTTCGCAGATGCAACCTATCCAAACTTTGCCAGCAACGCTAACAAATATCCAGATATCCCCACCTGCTAAATTTTCCCCTGGTTTTGCTGATTTTATTCAGGCGGGGCGGCGGCTGATTCTGGTAGGAGGGAAAGGGGGAGTTGGCAAAACAACTGTTGCAGCCGCGATCTCCCTGGGCATGGCAGAACGTCACCCCAATCGCGCTATTCGTGTCATCTCCATCGATCCAGCCCACTCGCTGGGTGATGCCTTTGGGATAAAACTGGGGCATGAAGCTGTCGCGATCGCGCCCAACCTCAGCGGACAGGAGATAGATGCCGAGCAAGTATTAGAGCAGTTTCGAGCAGATTACCTATGGGAACTTGCCAGCATGATGAGCGGCGAATCGGAGAATTGCGATGGTTCACTCAAAATTGCCTATGGTCCAGAGGGTTGGCGTAGAATCGTTACCCAGTCTCTTCCTGGGATTGATGAAATGCTGTCTCTGGTAACTGTGATGGACCTACTAGAAAGTAATCAGCAAGATTTAATTATTTTGGACACAGCACCTACTGGGCATCTGCTACGATTTCTGGAAATGCCCACTGCACTGACTGATTGGCTGGCGTGGATCTTCAAACTCTGGATGAGGTATCAGGATGTGCTGGGGCATGTGGAGCTAATGGGACGACTCCGCATATTGCGGCAGCGAGTTGTTCAGGTGCAGAAAAGGCTAAACGATCCAAACTACACCGAGTTTATCGGCGTTGTGCAAGCCCAATCAGTGGTTTTAGCAGAAGCTCAGCGACTTTTGCGATCGCTGGAATCGTTTAACATTCATCAGCAATACATTGTCCTCAACCGCTACGAACCTGGTCAGGATGGTGCATTAACTGGTTTTCCACAACAGGTTGGCGTGCGATTACCTCACCTTTCTCGATGCATCGAACCAATGGAACGAATTCGGCAGGCAGCGATGCTGTTATTTGAATGA